A single window of Deltaproteobacteria bacterium DNA harbors:
- a CDS encoding glycosyltransferase family 9 protein, with the protein MNSWRLDCRYFLGDRPCKFKRSCPGCKEYSPMGQRILIVKLAASGDVLRTTPLLSGLKRAHPQSHITWVVDKEVYPLLKNIPLIDRLLPFDFSSLLPLELETFDLIIGLEKEPRGAALVSKFRGKKKKGFGLGPEGNVRPLNRATEYAYLLGLSDELKFFRNKKTYPELIFEIADLDYQQDEYFLGLWPEDITFAENFSKRIGLKKGEVVVGLNTGAGEVFANKAWTVAGYIQLISQLKKESPTRLLLLGGPKEKERNAKILRKAKGAITDSGCENTLGQFAALVNLCDVVVTGDTTALHIAIALKKKVVAIFGPTCAQEIELYGRGEKMITSLPCAPCYRRSCEVAPNCMQAIKAEEVMEKIRALLPQSQRKRRA; encoded by the coding sequence ATGAACTCCTGGAGATTGGATTGCCGGTATTTCCTCGGCGATCGGCCCTGCAAGTTCAAACGGTCCTGTCCGGGATGCAAAGAATATAGCCCGATGGGCCAACGTATCCTGATCGTTAAGCTGGCGGCCAGCGGGGATGTCCTGCGTACCACGCCTTTGCTCTCCGGGTTAAAGCGCGCCCATCCGCAGAGTCATATTACCTGGGTTGTGGACAAAGAGGTGTATCCTCTTTTGAAAAATATTCCCCTCATCGACCGACTTTTGCCTTTTGATTTTTCCTCCCTCCTGCCGTTAGAGCTGGAAACCTTTGACCTGATCATCGGGCTGGAGAAAGAGCCTCGGGGTGCTGCCTTAGTATCAAAATTCAGGGGGAAAAAAAAGAAAGGTTTTGGGCTCGGACCGGAAGGGAATGTCCGTCCTCTCAATCGCGCCACCGAGTATGCTTATCTTCTTGGGCTCTCGGATGAACTGAAATTCTTCCGGAACAAAAAGACTTATCCGGAATTGATCTTCGAAATTGCGGATCTGGATTATCAGCAGGATGAATATTTCCTTGGTTTATGGCCTGAAGATATCACTTTCGCCGAAAATTTTTCTAAGCGGATAGGCTTGAAGAAAGGGGAAGTGGTCGTCGGGTTGAACACCGGAGCCGGGGAGGTTTTCGCTAACAAAGCCTGGACAGTGGCAGGATACATCCAGCTCATTAGCCAGCTAAAAAAAGAATCCCCAACCCGCCTTCTCCTTCTGGGCGGGCCCAAGGAAAAAGAACGCAATGCCAAAATTTTGCGGAAAGCCAAGGGGGCGATTACCGACTCGGGTTGCGAGAATACCCTCGGACAATTCGCTGCCCTGGTCAATCTTTGCGACGTGGTGGTTACGGGTGATACCACTGCTCTCCACATTGCCATCGCTTTGAAGAAAAAAGTCGTGGCCATTTTTGGGCCAACCTGCGCCCAGGAGATTGAGCTTTACGGGAGGGGGGAGAAAATGATTACTTCTCTTCCTTGCGCGCCCTGTTACCGGAGAAGCTGCGAGGTTGCCCCGAATTGTATGCAAGCCATTAAGGCGGAAGAGGTGATGGAAAAGATCCGCGCCTTGCTTCCCCAGAGCCAGCGGAAAAGAAGGGCTTAA